From a single Helicoverpa armigera isolate CAAS_96S chromosome 7, ASM3070526v1, whole genome shotgun sequence genomic region:
- the LOC135117132 gene encoding mucin-2-like: MRANILALTLIAICYVSQASPIIAVSVLSPLAFLVPTPSSTTTTTTKKPTTTPCPHATTKSTAKTTTQKQTTTTNATTTTTKTTPRVTNATTTIKPNTATANPCNTTTVKNVTTPGPNTTTIGPVTTPSGLDVTTLDEIDTTSERQDTTTPSSPDVTTTIETDTTTPSGTDTTTPNGIDTTTPNGIDTTTPNTTTYAPCDTDTTTPSDTDTTTTSDTDTTTPNGIDTTTYAPCDSDTTTPSDTVTTTPSDTDTTTPSDTDTTTPSDTTTPNGIDTTTSSDTDTTTPNGIDTTTYEPCGHEDTTPSGTDTTTPSDTDTTTPNGIDTTTYAPYTTTPSDTDTTTPNGIDTTTYEPCGHEDTTPSGTDTTTPSDTDTTTPNGIDTTTPNTTTPSDTDTTTPSDTDTTTPSDTDTKTPNGIDTTTPSYTDTTTPNGIDTTTYAPCDTDTTTPSDTDTTTPSDTDTKTPNGIDTTTPSYTDTTTPNGIDTTTYAPCDTDTTTPSDTDTTTPSDTDTKTPNGIDTTTPNTTTPNGIDTTTSSDTDTTTPNGIDTTTYEPCGHEDTTPSGTDTTTPSDTDTTTPNTTTPSDTDTTTPNGIDTTTYEPCGHEDTTPSGTDTTTPSDTDTTTPNGIDTTTPNTTTPSDTDTTTPNGIDTTTYEPCGHEDTTPSGTDTTTSSDTDTTSSDTDTTTLSDTDTTTPSDTDTTTPNTTTPSDTDTTTPNGIDTTTYAPSDTDTTTPSDTDTTTPSDTDTTTPSDTDTTTPSDTDTTTPSGTDTTTYATCDTDTTTPSDTDTTTPSDTDTTTPSDTDTTTPSDTDTTTYAPCGHEETTPSGTDTTTQSETDATTPSGTDTTSAPCSHDETTLKDGDSTTPSGPELTTKNEPDMTTPEPSTVIPITTTPSSCHHNTTSKPVTTTSTPSADPCGPRSTTKAPITHRSGNPCKCSDGPTTEVPTDVTDNWVDETVHLLNTGVVAVEDLLEEILASGSKDLLHKIRKRRKRKTRIHKTTTVLPLIM; the protein is encoded by the exons ATGAGGGCTAATATTTTAGCACTCACTCTTATAGCG ATATGTTACGTTTCGCAAGCGAGTCCAATTATAG ccGTTTCAGTTCTAAGCCCGTTAGCATTTTTGGTACCCACACCTTCATCTACAACTACAACGACAACGAAAAAACCTACCACAACACCCTGTCCTCACGCTACCACAAAATCAACTGCCAAAACTACTACACAGAAACAAACAACTACTACAAATGCTACTACCACTACTACAAAAACGACACCACGAGTTACAAATGCAACTACAACGATTAAACCGAATACCGCAACAGCAAACCCTTGTAATACGACAACAGTTAAAAATGTCACTACTCCAGGGCCAAATACAACGACTATTGGACCAGTAACGACACCCAGCGGGCTTGATGTAACCACGTTAGATGAAATAGATACCACTTCAGAAAGACAAGATACTACTACACCAAGTTCACCAGATGTGACGACGACAATTGAAACTGATACCACAACACCGAGTGGTACAGATACCACAAcgccaaatggaatagataccacaacaccaaatggtatagatactacaacaccaa atacaacaacttatgcaccttgtgataccgatactacaacaccgagtgatacagatactacAACAACGAGTGacacagatacaacaacaccaaatggaatagatacaacaacttatgcaccttgtgatagtgatactacaacaccgagtgacaCAGTTacaacaacaccgagtgatacagataccacaacaccgagtgatacagatactacaacaccaagtg atacaacaacaccaaatggaatagatactaCAACatcgagtgatacagataccacaacaccaaatggaatagataccaCCACTTATGAACCTTGTGGGCATGAAGATACGACTCCAAGTGGtacagatactacaacaccgagtgatacagatacaacaacaccaaatggaatagatacaacaacttatgcacctt atactacaacaccgagtgacacagatactacaacaccaaatggaatagataccaCCACTTATGAACCTTGTGGGCATGAAGATACGACTCCAAGTGGtacagatactacaacaccgagtgatacagataccacaacaccaaatggaatagataccacaacaccaa atacaacaacaccgagtgatacagataccacaacaccgagtgatacagatacaacaacaccgagTGACACAGATACAaaaacaccaaatggaatagatacaacaacaccgagttatacagataccacaacaccaaatggaatagatacaacaacttatgcaccttgtgataccgatactacaacaccgagtgatacagatactacaacaccgagtgacaCAGATACAaaaacaccaaatggaatagatacaacaacaccgagttatacagataccacaacaccaaatggaatagatacaacaacttatgcaccttgtgataccgatactacaacaccgagtgatacagatactacaacaccgagtgacaCAGATACAaaaacaccaaatggaatagatacaacaacaccga atacaacaacaccaaatggaatagatactaCAACatcgagtgatacagataccacaacaccaaatggaatagataccaCCACTTATGAACCTTGTGGGCATGAAGATACGACTCCAAGTGGtacagatactacaacaccgagtgataccgatactacaacaccga atactacaacaccgagtgacacagatactacaacaccaaatggaatagataccaCCACTTATGAACCTTGTGGGCATGAAGATACGACTCCAAGTGGtacagatactacaacaccgagtgatacagataccacaacaccaaatggaatagataccacaacaccaa atactacaacaccgagtgatacagataccacaacaccaaatggaatagataccaCCACTTATGAACCTTGTGGGCATGAAGATACGACTCCAAGTGGTACAGATACTACAACATCGAGTGATACCGATACTACttcgagtgatacagatactacAACACTGAGTGATACCGATaccacaacaccgagtgatacagatacaacaacaccga ataccacaacaccgagtgatacagatacaacaacaccaaatggaatagatacaacaacttatgcaCCGAGTGATACCGATacaacaacaccgagtgatacagataccacaacaccgagtgatacagatactacaacaccgagtgataccgatactacaacaccgagtgatacagatacaacaacaccaagTGGCacagatacaacaacttatgcaacttgtgataccgatactacaacaccgagtgataccgatactacaacaccgagtgataccgatactacaacaccgagtgatacagataccacaacaccaagTGACACAGATACTACCACTTATGCCCCATGTGGACATGAAGAGACGACTCCAAGTGGTACAGATACTACAACACAAAGTGAGACAGATGCGACAACGCCAAGTGGTACAGATACAACTTCTGCACCTTGTAGTCATGACGAGACAACTCTAAAAGATGGGGATAGTACGACACCAAGCGGGCCAGAACTTACAACAAAGAATGAACCTGACATGACAACACCAGAGCCATCAACTGTTATTCCTATCACTACAACGCCATCATCTTGTCACCACAATACAACGTCGAAACCTGTCACTACAACTAGCACTCCTTCAGCTGATCCTTGTGGACCCAGGTCTACTACGAAAGCTCCTATAACGCATAGATCTGGAAACCCATGCAA ATGTAGCGATGGACCTACAACTGAGGTTCCAACTGATGTGACGGATAACTGGGTGGATGAAACAGTCCATCTCTTGAATACAGGAGTAGTGGCCGTCGAAGACTTACTAGAAGAAATTCTGGCGTCAGGATCGAAAGATCTTCTGCATAAAATCAGAAAGAGAAGAAAGAGAAAGACTAGAATACACAAAACAACAACGGTATTGCCATTAATAATGTAG
- the LOC110378424 gene encoding mucin-2, whose translation MRANIVVLAFLIMAICCVTQAAPGCVKPPPTSSSTTTTTTSTTSTTSTTTPRPCANTTSTTTTSTSTTTTPKTTTTTTTPRPCDNTTSSSSTTSTTSTSSSTSSTSTTTTPKTTTTTTTTPRPCDNTTSSSSTTSTTSTSSSTSSTSTTTTPKTTTSTTTTPIPDTNTTSTTTTSSSTSTTTTPKTTTSTTTTTPCANTTSSSSTTSTSSSTSSTSTTTTPKPDTNTTSTSTTSTSTTTTPKTTTSTTTTPIPDTNTTSTTTTSSTTSTSTTTPKTTTTTAPCANTTSSSSTSSTTSTSSSTSSTSTTTTPKPDTNTTSTTTTSTSTTTTPKTTTSTTTPKPCDNTTSSSSTTSSTTSSSTSTSTTTTPKTTSTTTTTPKPCANTTSSSSSTSSTTSTTTSTSSTSTTTTPKTTTVKSCANTTSTTTTTTPQHCTTPTTTTTTTTTTTSAPTTTTKRCIRVWNYDLSF comes from the exons ATGAGGGCTAATATCGTGGTACTGGCTTTTCTGATTATGGCG atatgTTGCGTTACCCAAGCAGCTCCAG GATGTGTAAAACCACCACCCACATCGTCATCAACTACTACAACCACTACGAGTACTACAAGCACTACAAGTACAACTACACCTAGACCTTGTGCAAACACAACATCAACTACTACAACTAGTACCAGTACTACAACTACTCCAAAAACGACTACAACAACTACTACACCTAGACCTTGTGACAACACCACTTCAAGCAGTTCTACGACTAGCACAACTTCAACTAGTTCTAGCACTAGTAGTACCAGTACTACAACTACTCCAAAAACGACTACAACAACAACTACTACACCTAGACCTTGTGACAACACCACTTCAAGTAGTTCTACGACTAGCACAACTTCAACTAGTTCTAGCACCAGTAGTACCAGTACTACAACTACTCCAAAAACGACCACTTCAACTACAACTACTCCAATACCTGACACTAACACAACTTCAACTACAACAACCAGTTCGAGTACCAGTACTACAACTACTCCAAAAACGACGACTTCAACAACAACTACTACTCCTTGTGCAAATACAACTTCAAGTTCAAGTACAACTTCAACTAGTTCAAGCACCAGTAGTACTAGTACTACAACTACTCCAAAACCCGATACTAACACAACTTCCACTTCGACAACTAGTACCAGTACTACAACAACCCCAAAAACTACTACTTCAACGACAACTACTCCAATACCTGATACTAACACAACTTCCACTACGACAACTAGTTCAACCACCAGTACCAGTACAACTACTCCAAAAACAACAACTACTACTGCTCCTTGTGCAAATACAACTTCAAGTTCAAGCACAAGTTCAACTACGTCAACTAGTTCAAGCACCAGTAGTACTAGTACTACAACTACTCCAAAACCTGATACTAACACAACTTCCACAACGACAACTAGTACCAGCACTACAACAACTCCAAAAACGACTACTTCAACAACTACACCTAAACCTTGTGACAATACCACATCAAGCTCCTCTACGACATCTAGCACAACTAGTTCAAGCACCAGTACTAGTACTACAACTACTCCAAAAACTACTTCTACTACAACAACTACACCTAAGCCTTGTGCTAACACCACATCTAGCTCCTCGTCGACATCTAGCACAACTTCCACTACGACATCTACTTCAAGCACCAGTACTACAACTACTCCAAAAACGACAACTGTAAAATCTTGTGCTAACACAACTAGTACGACTACAACTACGACTCCACAACATTGTACAACTCCTACTACAACTACTACGACTACTACAACTACTACTAGTGCCCCTACTACAACTACAAAACGTTGTATTCGTGTGTGGAACTATGATCTCAGTTTCTAG
- the LOC110378427 gene encoding translation initiation factor IF-2, with protein sequence MSGKLFILGILVLAACCFLQASAYPAFPDAKLVTDAIKKANAQAAKAASSAPKPADVAGAAQSAIPDAKTGSDVVKKANEQVAKAASNAPKPADLAGAVPDATTVTGAVQTATAPVAKAASNAPKPADLAGAVPDAATVTGAVQTATAPVANAASNAPKPADVAGAVESAVPDANAKDTVKDVKSAVSRR encoded by the exons ATGTCGGGCAAGCTATTTATTCTGGGTATCCTAGTACTTGCG gCATGTTGCTTTTTACAAGCATCTGCTTATCCAGCCTTCCCAGATGCGAAGTTAGTAACTGATGCGATTAAAAAAGCGAATGCTCAAGCAGCAAAAGCAGCTTCCAGTGCGCCGAAGCCTGCTGATGTAGCAGGCGCAGCACAATCAGCCATACCAGATGCGAAGACAGGAAGTGATGTGGTTAAAAAAGCGAATGAACAAGTAGCAAAAGCAGCTTCCAATGCGCCGAAGCCTGCTGATCTAGCAGGCGCAGTACCAGATGCGACGACAGTAACTGGTGCGGTTCAAACAGCGACTGCACCAGTAGCAAAAGCAGCTTCCAATGCGCCGAAGCCTGCTGACCTAGCAGGTGCAGTACCAGATGCGGCGACAGTTACTGGTGCCGTTCAAACAGCGACTGCACCAGTAGCAAACGCAGCTTCCAATGCGCCGAAGCCTGCTGACGTAGCAGGCGCAGTAGAATCAGCCGTACCAGATGCCAATGCAAAAGACACGGTTAAAGACGTCAAATCAGCCGTATCAAGAAGATGA